One genomic segment of Nothobranchius furzeri strain GRZ-AD chromosome 10, NfurGRZ-RIMD1, whole genome shotgun sequence includes these proteins:
- the LOC139072183 gene encoding nuclear factor 7, ovary-like: MAEKLALFEDYLSCFVCSETFRDPVSLSCNHSFCSSCLQKFWKQANNRNCPVCKRRSSKDTVVNFGLKQLADSFAGRQKSGSSETEKGEKTLQVVCSKHQEEPKLFCEDEQRAVCPVCDFSLHQSHKVVPVEQAVSELKEQLESDLKSLQDKRNKYKQVEETYDDVIRHSKKQLVSTERQIRAEFNKLHQFLKEEEESRLAALREEEEQKGKTISREMKRIQQQISSLSDSISAVEDQLQKDNVAFLSSYKDTQTRTRTQSSVSDPQLVSGALIDVAKHLGNLSFRVWEKMKDKVHFSPVILDPNTAHPGLYVSDDLTSVRRGDTWQQLPDNPERSTMYPDVFGFEGFSSGRHSWEVEVGDHPVWEVGLVKESLDRKGELKGSPEYGVWCIWRTDGEYTNGTNRIISVKKNLQRIRVQLDYDRGDVSFYDSEDMSHIYTYKDTFTEKLFPCFGVYSAEAAKTSEIKICKTEMMVKSD; encoded by the coding sequence atggccGAGAAACTCGCTCTTTTTGAAGATTATCTGAGCTGCTTCGTTTGTTCAGAGACTTTCAGAGATCCTGTGTCTCTGAGCTGCAACCACAGCTTCTGTTCAAGCTGCCTGCAGAAGTTCTGGAAACAAGCTAACAACAGAAACTGTCCTGTTTGTAAAAGAAGGTCTTCTAAGGACACCGTAGTGAATTTTGGACTGAAGCAACTTGCTGACTCTTTTGCTGGGAGACAGAAATCTGGATCATCTGAGACAGAAAAAGGAGAGAAGACGTTGCAGGTGGTGTGCAGCAAACATCAGGAAGAGCCTAAACTGTTCTGTGAAGACGAGCAGAGAGCTGTGTGTCCTGTCTGTGACTTTTCTCTCCACCAGAGTCACAAAGTGGTTCCTGTAGAACAAGCAGTCAGTGAGCTGAAGGAGCAGCTGGAATCGGACTTAAAGTCTCTGCAGGACAAGAGGAACAAATACAAACAAGTGGAGGAAACATACGATGATGTGATTCGACACTCCAAGAAGCAGCTGGTGTCCACAGAGAGACAGATCAGAGCAGAGTTCAACAAGCTCCACCAGTTCCTGAAAGAGGAAGAGGAGTCCAGACTGGCAGCTCTgagggaggaagaggagcagaagGGGAAGACTATCAGCAGAGAGATGAAGAGGATTCAGCAGCAGATCTCCTCTCTGTCAGACAGCATCTCTGCTGTTGAAGACCAGCTGCAGAAAGACAACGTGGCGTTCCTCAGCAGCTATAAAGACActcagaccagaaccagaacccagagCTCAGTGTCAGATCCACAGCTGGTCTCAGGAGCTCTGATAGATGTGGCCAAACACCTGGGCAACCTGTCCTTCAGAGTCTGGGAGAAGATGAAGGACAAGGTCCACTTCAGTCCTGTCATCCTGGACCCAAACACTGCCCACCCCGGGCTCTATGTGTCTGATGATCTGACCAGTGTGAGACGTGGAGACACATGGCAGCAGCTTCCTGATAATCCAGAGAGAAGCACTATGTATCCTGATGTTTTTGGTTTTGAGGGCTTCAGCTCAGGGAGACACAGCTGGGAGGTGGAGGTGGGAGATCATCCTGTCTGGGAAGTTGGTTTGGTTAAAGAGTCATTGGACAGGAAGGGAGAACTAAAAGGTTCACCAGAATATGGAGTCTGGTGTATATGGCGTACTGATGGAGAATACACTAATGGTACTAATCGGATCATCTCAGTGAAGAAGAATCTCCAGAGGATCAGAGTCCAGCTGGACTACGACAGAGGGGACGTGTCCTTCTACGACTCTGAAGACATGTCTCACATCTACACCTATAAAGACACTTTCACTGAAAAACTTTTCCCGTGTTTCGGTGTTTATTCAGCTGAAGCTGCTAAAACCTCTGAGATCAAAATCTGTAAAACGGAGATGATGGTGAAGTCTGACTGA
- the LOC107384864 gene encoding nuclear factor 7, ovary: MAEKLALVEDYLSCFVCSETFRDPVSLSCNHSFCSSCLQKFWKQANNRNCPVCKRRSSKDIVVNFGLKQLADSFAGRQKSGSSETEKGEKTLQVVCSKHQEEPKLFCEDEQRAVCPVCDFSLHQSHKVVPVEQAVRELKEQLESDLKSLQDKRNKYKQVEETYDDVIRHSKKQLVSTERQIRAEFNKLHQFLKEEEESRLAALREEEEQKEKTISREMKRIQEQISSLSDSISAVEDQLQKDNVAFLSSYKDTRTRTRTQSSVSDPQLVSGALIDVAKHLGNLSFRVWEKMKDKVHFSPVILDPNTAHPGLYVSDDLTSVRHGDTWQQLPDNPERNTKYTNVFGSEGFSSGRYSWEVEVGDHPFWSVGLVKETVDRKGELKPSPEYGIWCLLHARGKYVNGSGQIISVKKNLQRIRVQLDYDRGDVSFYDSEDMSHLCTHRDTFTEKLFPFFRVRAAGAAKTSELKICKTEMMVKSD; encoded by the coding sequence ATGGCCGAGAAACTCGCTCTTGTTGAAGATTATCTGAGCTGCTTCGTTTGTTCAGAGACTTTCAGAGATCCTGTGTCTCTGAGCTGCAACCACAGCTTCTGTTCAAGCTGCCTGCAGAAGTTCTGGAAACAAGCTAACAACAGAAACTGCCCTGTTTGTAAAAGAAGGTCTTCTAAGGACATCGTAGTGAATTTTGGACTGAAGCAACTTGCTGACTCTTTTGCTGGGAGGCAGAAATCTGGATCATCTGAGACAGAAAAAGGAGAGAAGACGTTGCAGGTGGTGTGCAGCAAACATCAGGAAGAGCCTAAACTGTTCTGTGAAGACGAGCAGAGAGCTGTGTGTCCTGTCTGTGACTTTTCTCTCCACCAGAGTCACAAAGTGGTTCCTGTAGAACAAGCAGTCCGTGAGCTGAAGGAGCAGCTGGAATCGGACTTAAAGTCTCTGCAGGACAAGAGGAACAAATACAAACAAGTGGAGGAAACATACGATGATGTGATTCGACACTCCAAGAAGCAGCTGGTGTCCACAGAGAGACAGATCAGAGCAGAGTTCAACAAGCTCCACCAGTTCCTGAAAGAGGAAGAGGAGTCCAGACTGGCAGCTCTgagggaggaagaggagcagaagGAGAAGACTATCAGCAGAGAGATGAAGAGGATTCAGGAGCAGATCTCCTCTCTGTCAGACAGCATCTCTGCTGTTGAAGACCAGCTGCAGAAAGACAATGTGGCGTTCCTCAGCAGCTATAAAGACActcggaccagaaccagaacccagagCTCAGTGTCAGATCCACAGCTGGTCTCAGGAGCTCTGATAGATGTGGCCAAACACCTGGGCAACCTGTCCTTCAGAGTCTGGGAGAAGATGAAGGACAAGGTCCACTTCAGTCCTGTCATCCTGGACCCAAACACTGCCCACCCCGGGCTCTATGTGTCTGATGATCTGACCAGTGTGAGACATGGAGACACATGGCAGCAGCTTCCTGATAATCCAGAGAGAAACACTAAGTATACAAATGTTTTTGGTTCTGAGGGCTTCAGCTCAGGGAGATACAGCTGGGAGGTGGAGGTGGGAGATCATCCTTTCTGGAGTGTTGGTTTGGTTAAAGAGACAGTGGACAGGAAGGGAGAGCTAAAACCTTCACCAGAATATGGGATCTGGTGTTTACTGCATGCTCGTGGAAAATACGTTAATGGTTCTGGTCAGATCATCTCAGTGAAGAAGAATCTCCAGAGGATCAGAGTCCAGCTGGACTACGACAGAGGGGACGTGTCCTTCTACGACTCTGAAGACATGTCTCACCTCTGCACTCACAGAGACACTTTCACTGAAAAACTTTTCCCTTTTTTCCGTGTTAGAGCAGCTGGAGCTGCTAAAACCTCCGAGCTCAAAATCTGTAAAACGGAGATGATGGTGAAGTCCGACTGA
- the rnft2 gene encoding E3 ubiquitin-protein ligase RNFT2 isoform X2, whose translation MAASSREEGGTHRAEGGSFLARPPPPHHHHHHHHFHHQPLQHRNPSLLQQATTAASSDRHSSREEAQDDPSTPAPALSELKAVVSWLQRGFPFILILLAKVCFQHKLGIAVCVGMISTFAYANSTFKHQVSLREQRSVFAALWILVFLTGNVVYIFYTFGQEELHNSLIFAKPNLNSSDFFDLIWMVGITDFVLKYVTISLKCFVLFLPKILMAFKSRGKFYLLIEELSQLFRALVPIQLWYKYIMGEDPSNSYFLGATLIIIYSLCKSFDICGRVSAVRKAVAVLCSSQIYGVRASSQQCSEAGDVCAICQADFKDPVALICQHVFCEECLCLWFDRERTCPLCRSTITETLRCWKDGTTSAHFQIY comes from the exons ATGGCTGCTTCTTCTAGAGAAGAAGGGGGAACCCATCGAGCGGAGGGCGGATCTTTCCTTGCCCGGCCACCGCCGccgcaccaccaccatcaccaccaccacttcCACCACCAGCCGCTGCAGCACAGGAACCCCTCTCTGCTCCAGCAGGCCACCACAGCGGCCAGCTCCGACAGGCACAGCTCCAGGGAGGAGGCCCAGGATGACCCGTCCACTCCGGCCCCGGCGTTGTCTGAGCTGAAGGCTGTGGTCAGCTGGCTGCAGAGGGGCTTCCCCTTCATCCTCATTCTTCTGGCTAAAGTCTGCTTTCAGCATAAATTAG GTATCGCTGTGTGCGTGGGGATGATCAGCACATTTGCTTATGCCAATTCCACGTTTAAGCACCAGGTGTCTCTGAGG GAGCAGCGCTCTGTGTTTGCAGCTCTGTGGATCCTCGTGTTCCTCACCGGGAACGTCGTGTACATCTTCTACACATTTGGTCAGGAGGAGCTGCACAACAG CCTGATCTTTGCAAAGCCCAATCTCAACAGTTCTGACTTCTTCGATCTCATCTGGATGGTGGGAATAACCGACTTTGTCCTTAAGTATGTCACCATCAGCCTGAAGTGCTTCGTTCTCTTCCTGCCCAAGATCCTCATGGCTTTCAAGTCCAGG GGGAAGTTCTACCTGCTGATCGAGGAGCTGAGCCAGCTGTTTCGGGCTCTCGTGCCCATCCAGTTGTGGTACAAGTACATCATGGGAGAAGATCCCTCGAACAGCTACTTCCTGGGGGCCACACTCATCATCATCTACAGCCTCTGCAAG TCCTTTGACATTTGTGGACGAGTGTCTGCCGTACGGAAGGCCGTGGCCGTGCTCTGCAGCTCCCAG ATCTACGGAGTGAGGGCCAGCAGTCAGCAGTGCAGCGAGGCAGGTGATGTCTGCGCCATCTGTCAGGCCGACTTCAAAGACCCCGTCGCTCTTATCTGTCAG CACGTGTTCTGCGAGGAGTGCCTGTGTTTGTGGTTCGACCGCGAGAGGACGTGTCCGCTGTGCCGCTCGACCATCACGGAGACGCTGCGATGCTGGAAGGACGGCACCACCTCGGCTCACTTCCAGATCTACTGA
- the rnft2 gene encoding E3 ubiquitin-protein ligase RNFT2 isoform X1, producing the protein MQRRHSSNTDGMPSERTRSQTLGSESSLDEGGVFDCLKPDSSTSAQQIFSGLVGVPSSSVSPAQFQAAGLVLGSPPEVFIQMAASSREEGGTHRAEGGSFLARPPPPHHHHHHHHFHHQPLQHRNPSLLQQATTAASSDRHSSREEAQDDPSTPAPALSELKAVVSWLQRGFPFILILLAKVCFQHKLGIAVCVGMISTFAYANSTFKHQVSLREQRSVFAALWILVFLTGNVVYIFYTFGQEELHNSLIFAKPNLNSSDFFDLIWMVGITDFVLKYVTISLKCFVLFLPKILMAFKSRGKFYLLIEELSQLFRALVPIQLWYKYIMGEDPSNSYFLGATLIIIYSLCKSFDICGRVSAVRKAVAVLCSSQIYGVRASSQQCSEAGDVCAICQADFKDPVALICQHVFCEECLCLWFDRERTCPLCRSTITETLRCWKDGTTSAHFQIY; encoded by the exons ATGCAGCGGAGACACAGCAGCAACACGGATGGCATGCCCTCTGAAAG GACCCGAAGCCAAACTCTTGGATCGGAGAGCAGTCTGGATGAGGGTGGTGTGTTTGACTGCCTGAAGCCGGATTCCTCCACCTCAGCCCAGCAGATCTTCTCGGGCCTGGTGGGGGTCCCCTCCAGCTCCGTCTCACCGGCCCAGTTCCAGGCAGCCGGCTTAGTTTTGGGCTCCCCACCTGAGGTTTTCATCCAAATGGCTGCTTCTTCTAGAGAAGAAGGGGGAACCCATCGAGCGGAGGGCGGATCTTTCCTTGCCCGGCCACCGCCGccgcaccaccaccatcaccaccaccacttcCACCACCAGCCGCTGCAGCACAGGAACCCCTCTCTGCTCCAGCAGGCCACCACAGCGGCCAGCTCCGACAGGCACAGCTCCAGGGAGGAGGCCCAGGATGACCCGTCCACTCCGGCCCCGGCGTTGTCTGAGCTGAAGGCTGTGGTCAGCTGGCTGCAGAGGGGCTTCCCCTTCATCCTCATTCTTCTGGCTAAAGTCTGCTTTCAGCATAAATTAG GTATCGCTGTGTGCGTGGGGATGATCAGCACATTTGCTTATGCCAATTCCACGTTTAAGCACCAGGTGTCTCTGAGG GAGCAGCGCTCTGTGTTTGCAGCTCTGTGGATCCTCGTGTTCCTCACCGGGAACGTCGTGTACATCTTCTACACATTTGGTCAGGAGGAGCTGCACAACAG CCTGATCTTTGCAAAGCCCAATCTCAACAGTTCTGACTTCTTCGATCTCATCTGGATGGTGGGAATAACCGACTTTGTCCTTAAGTATGTCACCATCAGCCTGAAGTGCTTCGTTCTCTTCCTGCCCAAGATCCTCATGGCTTTCAAGTCCAGG GGGAAGTTCTACCTGCTGATCGAGGAGCTGAGCCAGCTGTTTCGGGCTCTCGTGCCCATCCAGTTGTGGTACAAGTACATCATGGGAGAAGATCCCTCGAACAGCTACTTCCTGGGGGCCACACTCATCATCATCTACAGCCTCTGCAAG TCCTTTGACATTTGTGGACGAGTGTCTGCCGTACGGAAGGCCGTGGCCGTGCTCTGCAGCTCCCAG ATCTACGGAGTGAGGGCCAGCAGTCAGCAGTGCAGCGAGGCAGGTGATGTCTGCGCCATCTGTCAGGCCGACTTCAAAGACCCCGTCGCTCTTATCTGTCAG CACGTGTTCTGCGAGGAGTGCCTGTGTTTGTGGTTCGACCGCGAGAGGACGTGTCCGCTGTGCCGCTCGACCATCACGGAGACGCTGCGATGCTGGAAGGACGGCACCACCTCGGCTCACTTCCAGATCTACTGA